The Streptomyces sp. P9-A4 genome contains a region encoding:
- a CDS encoding maleylpyruvate isomerase family mycothiol-dependent enzyme, whose product MIDHESDLAHVHEATARLLNAAASLDNAAVAEPSRLPGWTRGHVLAHVARNADALVNALKGLPMYPDAATRDSDIERDSGRPLDVQLADVRATADRFAAVGAEPADWSRTVELRNGVTDSASRIPFRRWVEVDLHHVDLGVGYELEDLPEEFVQREIDFLTERFAGLESVPETVLRAADGRGWTTGGTSGGVAVMGPATELLGWLSGRRDGSALTTEGGPLPELPAL is encoded by the coding sequence ATGATCGACCACGAAAGCGACCTCGCCCACGTCCACGAGGCGACCGCACGACTGCTGAACGCCGCCGCTTCCCTTGACAACGCGGCGGTGGCCGAGCCGTCACGGCTGCCCGGCTGGACACGTGGCCATGTGCTCGCCCACGTCGCCCGCAACGCCGACGCCCTCGTGAACGCCCTCAAGGGCCTCCCCATGTACCCCGACGCCGCGACCCGCGACTCCGACATCGAGCGCGACTCCGGCCGCCCGCTCGACGTCCAGCTCGCCGACGTGCGCGCGACCGCGGACCGCTTCGCGGCCGTGGGCGCCGAGCCCGCCGACTGGAGCCGCACGGTCGAGCTCCGCAACGGCGTCACCGACAGCGCCTCCCGCATCCCCTTCCGCCGCTGGGTGGAGGTCGACCTGCACCACGTCGACCTGGGCGTCGGCTACGAGCTGGAGGACCTGCCGGAGGAGTTCGTACAGCGCGAGATCGACTTCCTCACCGAGCGCTTCGCCGGCCTGGAGAGCGTCCCGGAGACCGTCCTGCGGGCCGCCGACGGGCGGGGCTGGACGACCGGCGGTACGTCCGGCGGCGTCGCCGTCATGGGCCCGGCCACCGAGCTGCTCGGCTGGCTCTCCGGGCGCCGTGACGGCTCGGCCCTCACCACCGAGGGCGGCCCGCTGCCGGAGCTCCCCGCGCTGTAG
- the rapZ gene encoding RNase adapter RapZ, translated as MTAHGQQDPHDQQDQKDPRDEHHEHDREDGAGHVSTGTKETPGDNGAEAAIPELVIISGMSGAGRSTAAKCLEDLGWFVVDNLPPALIPTMVELGARSQGNVARIAVVVDVRGRQFFDNLRESLADLDAKQVTRRIVFLESSDDALVRRFESVRRPHPLQGDGRITDGIAAERDLLRELRGDADLVIDTSSLNVHELRAKMDAQFAGDEEPELRATVMSFGFKYGLPVDADLVVDMRFLPNPHWVPELRPFTGLNEEVSNYVYNQPGAKEFLDRYTELLQLIAAGYRREGKRYVTIAVGCTGGKHRSVATAERLAARIAAEGVETVVVHRDMGRE; from the coding sequence ATGACCGCGCACGGACAGCAGGACCCGCACGACCAGCAGGACCAGAAGGACCCGCGGGACGAGCACCACGAGCACGACCGAGAAGACGGAGCAGGACACGTGAGTACGGGCACGAAGGAGACCCCCGGCGACAACGGCGCCGAGGCGGCCATTCCCGAGCTGGTGATCATCTCCGGCATGTCCGGAGCGGGCCGGTCCACCGCGGCGAAGTGCCTGGAGGACCTCGGCTGGTTCGTCGTCGACAACCTGCCGCCCGCGCTGATCCCCACCATGGTGGAGCTCGGCGCCCGCTCCCAGGGCAATGTCGCCAGGATCGCGGTCGTCGTCGACGTCCGCGGCCGGCAGTTCTTCGACAACCTCCGCGAGTCGCTCGCCGACCTGGACGCCAAGCAGGTGACCCGCCGGATCGTCTTCCTCGAGTCGTCCGACGACGCCCTCGTCCGGCGCTTCGAGTCGGTCCGCAGGCCGCACCCGCTCCAGGGCGACGGCCGCATCACCGACGGCATCGCCGCCGAGCGCGACCTGCTGCGCGAGCTGCGCGGCGACGCCGACCTGGTCATCGACACCTCCAGCCTCAACGTCCACGAGCTGCGCGCCAAGATGGACGCCCAGTTCGCCGGTGACGAGGAGCCCGAGCTGCGGGCCACCGTCATGTCCTTCGGCTTCAAGTACGGCCTGCCGGTCGACGCCGACCTCGTCGTCGACATGCGCTTCCTGCCCAACCCGCACTGGGTCCCCGAGCTGCGCCCCTTCACCGGCCTCAACGAGGAGGTGTCGAACTACGTCTACAACCAGCCCGGCGCCAAGGAGTTCCTCGACCGCTACACCGAGCTGCTCCAGCTGATCGCCGCGGGCTACCGCCGTGAGGGCAAGCGGTACGTGACCATCGCCGTGGGCTGCACCGGCGGCAAGCACCGCTCCGTGGCCACCGCCGAGCGGCTCGCCGCCCGCATCGCCGCCGAAGGGGTCGAGACCGTCGTCGTGCACCGGGACATGGGGCGCGAGTGA
- the uvrC gene encoding excinuclease ABC subunit UvrC codes for MADPSSYRPKPGQIPDSPGVYKFRDEHRRVIYVGKAKSLRQRLANYFQPLTSLHPRTATMVTTAASVEWTVVSTEVEALQLEYSWIKEYDPRFNVKYRDDKSYPYLAVTMNEEFPRVQVMRGHKKKGVRYFGPYAHAWAIRETVDLMLRVFPVRTCSAGVFRNAASAGRPCLLGYIGKCSAPCVGRVTPEEHRELAEEFSDFMAGRTGTYIRRLEKQMMLAAEDMEYEKAARLRDDIEALRRAMEKSAVVLADATDADLIALAEDELEAAVQIFHVRGGRVRGQRGWVTDKVEAVDTAGLVEHALQQLYGEETGDTVPKEVLVPALPEDAESVSAWLAGRRGSGVSLRIPQRGDKKDLMETVARNAQQALVLHKTKRASDLTTRSRALEEIAEALDLDSAPLRIECFDISHLQGEDVVASMVVFEDGLPRKSEYRRFQIKGRVGDTQVWHGEGQDDVRSMHEVISRRFRRYLLEKEKTGEWDAEGVVEDPDEAGRPRRFAYPPQLVVVDGGQPQVAAARRALDELGIDDIAVCGLAKRLEEVWLPGDDDPVVLPRSSEGLYLLQRVRDTAHDFAIRYQRSKRTKRIRTSPLDAVPGLGETRKQALVKHFGSVKRLRQATIEQICEVPGMGRKTAEAVVVALAQAAPAAPAVNTATGEIMEDDGGGTA; via the coding sequence ATGGCAGACCCCTCCAGCTACCGCCCCAAGCCGGGGCAGATCCCCGACTCCCCGGGGGTCTACAAGTTCCGCGACGAGCACCGCCGGGTGATCTACGTGGGGAAGGCGAAGTCCCTGCGTCAGCGGCTGGCGAACTACTTCCAGCCGCTCACGAGCCTGCACCCGCGCACGGCGACCATGGTGACCACGGCCGCCTCGGTGGAGTGGACCGTCGTGTCGACCGAGGTCGAGGCGCTCCAGCTGGAGTACTCCTGGATCAAGGAGTACGACCCCCGGTTCAACGTCAAGTACCGGGACGACAAGAGCTACCCGTACCTCGCGGTGACCATGAACGAGGAGTTCCCCCGGGTCCAGGTCATGCGCGGCCACAAGAAGAAGGGCGTCCGCTACTTCGGGCCGTACGCGCACGCGTGGGCGATCCGCGAGACCGTCGACCTGATGCTGCGGGTCTTCCCGGTGCGGACCTGCTCCGCGGGCGTGTTCAGGAACGCCGCGTCGGCCGGCCGCCCCTGCCTCCTCGGCTACATCGGCAAGTGCTCCGCGCCCTGCGTCGGCCGGGTCACCCCGGAGGAGCACCGCGAACTGGCCGAGGAGTTCAGCGACTTCATGGCCGGCCGCACGGGGACGTACATCCGCCGGCTGGAGAAGCAGATGATGCTCGCGGCCGAGGACATGGAGTACGAGAAGGCGGCCCGGCTCCGCGACGACATAGAGGCCCTGCGCCGCGCGATGGAGAAGAGCGCGGTGGTGCTGGCCGACGCCACCGACGCCGACCTGATCGCCCTCGCCGAGGACGAGCTGGAGGCCGCCGTGCAGATCTTCCACGTGCGCGGCGGACGCGTCCGGGGCCAGCGCGGCTGGGTCACCGACAAGGTCGAGGCCGTCGACACCGCCGGGCTCGTCGAGCACGCCCTTCAGCAGCTGTACGGCGAGGAGACCGGCGACACGGTCCCCAAGGAGGTCCTGGTCCCCGCGCTGCCCGAGGACGCGGAGTCCGTGAGCGCCTGGCTGGCCGGCCGCCGCGGGTCCGGCGTCTCGCTGCGCATCCCGCAGCGCGGCGACAAGAAGGACCTGATGGAGACCGTCGCGCGCAACGCCCAGCAGGCGCTCGTGCTGCACAAGACGAAGCGCGCCAGCGACCTGACCACCCGCTCCCGGGCCCTGGAGGAGATCGCCGAGGCCCTGGACCTGGACTCGGCGCCGCTGCGGATCGAGTGCTTCGACATCTCGCACCTCCAGGGCGAGGACGTGGTGGCCTCGATGGTGGTCTTCGAGGACGGACTGCCCCGCAAGAGCGAGTACCGCCGCTTCCAGATCAAGGGCCGGGTCGGAGACACACAGGTCTGGCACGGCGAGGGTCAGGACGACGTCCGGTCCATGCACGAGGTGATCAGCCGGCGCTTCCGCCGCTACCTCCTGGAGAAGGAGAAGACGGGGGAATGGGACGCCGAGGGCGTCGTCGAGGACCCGGACGAGGCCGGGCGGCCCCGGCGCTTCGCGTACCCGCCGCAGCTCGTCGTGGTCGACGGCGGGCAGCCGCAGGTCGCGGCGGCCCGGCGGGCCCTCGACGAGCTGGGGATCGACGACATCGCGGTCTGCGGGCTCGCCAAGCGGCTGGAGGAGGTGTGGCTGCCCGGCGATGACGACCCGGTGGTGCTGCCCCGCTCCAGCGAGGGCCTTTACCTCCTCCAGCGGGTGCGTGACACGGCTCACGACTTCGCCATCCGCTACCAGCGGTCCAAGCGGACGAAACGTATCCGGACCAGCCCTCTCGACGCCGTCCCCGGACTGGGCGAGACACGGAAACAGGCGTTGGTCAAGCATTTCGGCTCGGTGAAGCGGCTCCGGCAGGCGACAATCGAGCAGATCTGCGAGGTCCCCGGCATGGGCCGGAAGACCGCGGAGGCGGTCGTCGTGGCCCTCGCCCAGGCGGCCCCGGCGGCACCCGCCGTGAACACGGCGACAGGAGAGATCATGGAAGACGACGGGGGCGGCACGGCATGA
- a CDS encoding SDR family NAD(P)-dependent oxidoreductase, whose translation MANQVTGRLADRVCVITGAASGIGRATAERFLGEGARVVAADLDAERLATLEGVVPVVGDVSREDDARRMIATAVDRFGRLDVLVANAGVIPLLSVTEAEASDFDAVMAVDGRGMFLTCKYAIEAMLVSGGGAIVCTSSISGVAGQARQAVYGPAKFVATGLTKHLAVEWAEHGIRVNAVAPGTIETERVAAAREEPGGPEYLSEIVRAHPMGRFGTPEEVASAILFLSSPEASFITGTILPVDGGYLAR comes from the coding sequence ATGGCGAATCAGGTGACGGGACGGCTGGCGGACCGGGTGTGCGTGATCACGGGCGCGGCGAGCGGGATCGGGCGGGCGACGGCGGAACGGTTCCTCGGCGAGGGGGCGCGGGTCGTCGCCGCCGACCTCGACGCGGAGCGGCTCGCGACGCTGGAAGGGGTGGTACCGGTCGTCGGCGACGTCTCCCGGGAGGACGACGCCCGGCGGATGATCGCCACGGCGGTGGACCGCTTCGGGCGGCTGGACGTCCTGGTGGCGAACGCGGGGGTGATCCCGCTGCTCTCCGTCACGGAGGCGGAGGCGTCGGACTTCGACGCGGTGATGGCCGTGGACGGCCGTGGCATGTTTCTGACCTGCAAGTACGCGATCGAGGCGATGCTCGTCTCCGGTGGCGGGGCGATCGTGTGCACCTCGTCGATCTCGGGCGTGGCCGGGCAGGCCCGGCAGGCGGTCTACGGCCCCGCGAAGTTCGTGGCCACCGGGCTGACGAAGCACCTGGCGGTGGAGTGGGCGGAGCACGGGATCCGGGTGAACGCGGTGGCGCCGGGCACGATCGAGACGGAACGCGTCGCCGCGGCGCGCGAGGAGCCCGGCGGCCCGGAGTACCTCTCGGAGATCGTCCGCGCCCACCCGATGGGCCGCTTCGGCACACCGGAGGAGGTGGCGTCGGCGATCCTCTTCCTGTCGTCCCCGGAAGCGTCCTTCATCACGGGCACGATCCTGCCGGTGGACGGCGGGTACTTGGCCCGCTGA
- a CDS encoding Rieske (2Fe-2S) protein, with protein MSGQSSRRTVLKGAALAGAAGLGVAACSTESKLGHAEVPTPTAPVALGAPDEIPVGGSKLYREQRLVVSCPAKGQYKAFSAQCTHAGCVLDKVEENEGNCPCHGSRFDVTTGKALRGPATVPLPEVPIRVEDGKLVAGPEAAPKA; from the coding sequence ATGTCCGGCCAGTCCAGCCGCCGTACCGTCCTGAAAGGCGCCGCCCTCGCAGGTGCGGCCGGGCTGGGAGTCGCCGCCTGCTCCACCGAGTCCAAGCTCGGCCACGCCGAGGTGCCGACCCCGACCGCGCCGGTCGCCCTCGGCGCCCCCGACGAGATCCCGGTCGGCGGCTCCAAGCTCTACCGCGAGCAGCGCCTCGTGGTGAGCTGCCCGGCCAAGGGCCAGTACAAGGCGTTCAGCGCCCAGTGCACCCACGCCGGCTGCGTCCTGGACAAGGTCGAGGAGAACGAGGGCAACTGCCCCTGCCACGGCAGCCGCTTCGACGTGACGACCGGCAAGGCGCTCCGCGGCCCGGCCACCGTTCCGCTCCCCGAGGTCCCGATCCGCGTCGAGGACGGCAAGCTGGTCGCCGGCCCCGAGGCCGCGCCCAAGGCCTGA
- a CDS encoding gluconeogenesis factor YvcK family protein — MRPTRRRGSTLTVRRALRRRGAQPKVVALGGGMGLSASLAALRRITGDLTAVVTVADDGGSSGRLREELGVLPPGDLRKALAALCGDDDWGQTWARVIQHRFQSKGEINGHAVGNLLIVALWEQLGDPVQALDLVGRLLGAQGRVLPMSAVPLELQALVKGHDPERPEDVDTVCGQATVALTPGEVQSVHLVPHDPPAVPEAVEAVLDADWVVLGPGSWFSSVIPHLLVPELLDALAETRARKVLSLNLAPQPGETEGFSPQRHLEVLGRHAPKLALDVVLADEAAVPDRESLADAAKRLGAAVELAPVAGPDGSAKHDPELLAAAYDRIFRMHGRIGPWR, encoded by the coding sequence GTGAGGCCGACCCGTCGGCGTGGCTCCACCCTCACGGTGCGGCGCGCGCTCCGCAGACGCGGCGCCCAGCCCAAGGTGGTCGCACTGGGCGGCGGCATGGGCCTGTCGGCCTCCCTCGCCGCCCTCCGCCGGATCACCGGCGACCTCACGGCCGTCGTCACCGTCGCCGACGACGGGGGCTCCAGCGGCCGGCTCCGCGAGGAGCTGGGCGTGCTGCCCCCCGGTGACCTGCGCAAGGCGCTCGCCGCGCTCTGCGGCGACGACGACTGGGGCCAGACCTGGGCCCGGGTCATCCAGCACCGCTTCCAGTCCAAGGGCGAGATCAACGGCCACGCCGTCGGCAACCTGCTGATCGTCGCCCTCTGGGAGCAGCTCGGCGACCCCGTGCAGGCCCTGGACCTGGTCGGCCGGCTGCTCGGCGCCCAGGGCCGGGTGCTGCCCATGTCCGCCGTACCCCTGGAGCTCCAGGCCCTGGTCAAGGGGCACGACCCGGAGCGCCCGGAGGACGTGGACACCGTGTGCGGGCAGGCGACCGTGGCCCTCACGCCGGGCGAGGTGCAGTCGGTGCACCTCGTGCCGCACGACCCGCCGGCGGTGCCCGAGGCGGTCGAGGCGGTCCTCGACGCGGACTGGGTGGTCCTCGGTCCGGGCTCCTGGTTCTCCTCGGTGATCCCGCACCTGCTCGTCCCCGAACTGCTGGACGCCCTGGCCGAGACGAGGGCCCGGAAGGTGCTCTCGCTGAACCTCGCGCCGCAGCCCGGAGAAACCGAGGGCTTCTCCCCGCAGCGTCATTTGGAGGTTTTGGGACGACACGCCCCTAAACTCGCCCTGGACGTGGTGCTGGCCGACGAGGCCGCCGTGCCCGACCGCGAATCCCTCGCCGATGCCGCCAAGCGGCTCGGCGCCGCGGTCGAGCTGGCGCCGGTGGCCGGGCCCGACGGCTCCGCGAAGCACGACCCGGAGCTGTTGGCCGCCGCGTACGACCGTATTTTTCGGATGCATGGAAGGATCGGCCCATGGCGATGA
- the uvrA gene encoding excinuclease ABC subunit UvrA: MADRLIVRGAREHNLKNVSLDLPRDSLIVFTGLSGSGKSSLAFDTIFAEGQRRYVESLSSYARQFLGQMDKPDVDFIEGLSPAVSIDQKSTSRNPRSTVGTITEVYDYLRLLFARIGKPHCPECRRPISRQSPQAIVDKVLELPEGSRFQVLSPLVRERKGEFVDLFADLQTKGYSRARVDGVTVQLSEPPTLKKQEKHTIEVVVDRLTVKDGAKRRLTDSVETALGLSGGMVVLDFVDLPEDDPERERMYSEHLYCPYDDLSFEELEPRSFSFNSPFGACPDCTGIGTRMEVDPELIVPDEDKSLDEGAIHPWSHGHTKEYFGRLIGGLSQALGFRTDIPYAGLPQRAKKALMYGHKTQVEVRYRNRYGRERAYTTPAFEGAVSFVKRRHTEAESDSSRERFEGYMREVPCPTCEGTRLKPIVLAVTVMDRSIAEVSAMSISDCAEFLSRLTLNARDKQIAERVLKEVNERLRFLVDVGLDYLSLNRAAGTLSGGEAQRIRLATQIGSGLVGVLYVLDEPSIGLHQRDNHRLIETLVRLRDMGNTLIVVEHDEDTIKVADWVVDIGPGAGEHGGRVVHSGTMKELLANEESITGQYLSGRRAIPTPDIRRPVDPGRRLTVHGARENNLRDIDVSFPLGVLTAVTGVSGSGKSTLVNDILYTHLARELNGAKSVPGRHTRVDGDDLVDKVVHVDQSPIGRTPRSNPATYTGVFDHVRRLFAETMEAKVRGYLPGRFSFNVKGGRCENCSGDGTIKIEMNFLPDVYVPCEVCHGDRYNRETLEVHYKGKSIAEVLNMPIEEALDFFEAVPTIARHLRTLNEVGLGYVRLGQSAPTLSGGEAQRVKLASELQKRSTGRTVYVLDEPTTGLHFDDISKLIKVLSGLVDKGNSVIVIEHNLDVVKTADWLIDMGPEGGNGGGLVVAEGTPEEVASVPTSHTGKFLREILDADRVSDAGGTVPAARGAKKAAAKKTAPAKKAAATKAATKAAAPAKKTATKATATKATATKAAAKKATTRARKA; encoded by the coding sequence GTGGCCGACCGTCTCATCGTCCGTGGCGCTCGTGAGCACAACCTCAAGAACGTCTCGCTCGACCTCCCGCGCGACTCCCTGATCGTCTTCACCGGGCTCTCGGGGTCGGGCAAGTCCTCCCTCGCGTTCGACACGATCTTCGCCGAGGGGCAGCGCCGCTACGTCGAGTCGCTCTCCTCCTACGCCCGGCAGTTCCTCGGCCAGATGGACAAGCCGGACGTCGACTTCATCGAAGGTCTGTCGCCCGCCGTCTCCATCGACCAGAAGTCGACCTCGCGCAACCCGCGCTCCACGGTCGGCACCATCACGGAGGTCTACGACTACCTCCGGCTGCTCTTCGCCCGCATCGGCAAGCCGCACTGTCCCGAGTGCCGCCGGCCGATCTCCCGCCAGTCGCCGCAGGCCATCGTCGACAAGGTCCTGGAGCTCCCCGAGGGCAGCCGCTTCCAGGTGCTGTCCCCGCTCGTGCGCGAGCGCAAGGGAGAGTTCGTCGACCTCTTCGCCGACCTCCAGACCAAGGGCTACAGCCGCGCCCGCGTCGACGGCGTGACCGTACAGCTGAGCGAACCGCCGACGCTGAAGAAGCAGGAGAAGCACACGATCGAGGTGGTCGTCGACCGCCTCACCGTGAAGGACGGCGCCAAGCGCCGGCTCACCGACTCCGTCGAGACCGCCCTCGGACTCTCCGGCGGCATGGTCGTGCTCGACTTCGTCGACCTCCCCGAGGACGACCCCGAGCGCGAGCGGATGTACTCGGAGCACCTCTACTGCCCGTACGACGACCTGTCCTTCGAGGAGCTGGAGCCCCGCTCCTTCTCCTTCAACTCGCCCTTCGGCGCCTGCCCGGACTGCACCGGCATCGGCACCCGCATGGAGGTCGACCCCGAGCTGATCGTCCCCGACGAGGACAAGTCGCTCGACGAGGGCGCCATCCACCCCTGGTCGCACGGCCACACCAAGGAGTACTTCGGCCGGCTCATCGGCGGTCTCTCCCAGGCCCTCGGCTTCCGCACGGACATCCCGTACGCGGGACTGCCGCAGCGCGCCAAGAAGGCCCTGATGTACGGCCACAAGACCCAGGTCGAGGTCCGCTACCGCAACCGGTACGGACGGGAGCGGGCGTACACCACCCCGGCCTTCGAAGGCGCCGTCTCCTTCGTCAAGCGGCGCCACACCGAGGCCGAGAGCGACTCCAGCCGCGAGCGCTTCGAGGGCTACATGCGGGAGGTGCCCTGCCCCACCTGCGAGGGCACCCGCCTCAAGCCGATCGTCCTCGCGGTCACGGTCATGGACCGGTCCATCGCCGAGGTCTCCGCGATGTCCATCAGCGACTGCGCCGAGTTCCTGTCCCGCCTCACGCTCAACGCCCGGGACAAGCAGATCGCCGAGCGGGTCCTCAAGGAGGTCAACGAGCGGCTGCGCTTCCTCGTCGACGTCGGCCTCGACTACCTCTCGCTCAACCGCGCGGCCGGCACCCTCTCCGGCGGCGAGGCCCAGCGCATCCGGCTCGCCACCCAGATCGGCTCCGGCCTGGTCGGCGTGCTGTACGTGCTGGACGAGCCGTCCATCGGCCTGCACCAGCGCGACAACCACCGGCTCATCGAGACCCTCGTACGGCTCCGGGACATGGGCAACACGCTCATCGTCGTCGAGCACGACGAGGACACCATCAAGGTCGCCGACTGGGTCGTCGACATCGGCCCCGGCGCCGGTGAGCACGGCGGCAGGGTCGTCCACTCCGGCACCATGAAGGAGCTCCTCGCCAACGAGGAGTCGATCACCGGGCAGTACCTGTCCGGCCGCCGTGCGATCCCCACCCCGGACATCCGCCGCCCGGTCGACCCCGGACGCCGGCTCACCGTGCACGGGGCCCGCGAGAACAACCTGCGGGACATCGACGTCTCCTTCCCGCTGGGCGTCCTCACCGCCGTCACCGGCGTCTCCGGCTCCGGCAAGTCGACCCTGGTCAACGACATCCTCTACACCCACCTGGCGCGCGAGCTGAACGGCGCCAAGTCGGTGCCCGGCCGGCACACGCGAGTGGACGGCGACGACCTCGTCGACAAGGTCGTGCACGTCGACCAGTCCCCGATCGGCCGCACCCCCCGGTCGAACCCGGCGACGTACACCGGCGTCTTCGACCACGTCCGCAGGCTCTTCGCCGAGACGATGGAGGCCAAGGTCCGGGGCTACCTGCCCGGCCGGTTCTCCTTCAACGTGAAGGGCGGCCGCTGCGAGAACTGCTCCGGCGACGGCACGATCAAGATCGAGATGAACTTCCTCCCGGACGTCTACGTCCCGTGCGAGGTCTGCCACGGCGACCGGTACAACCGGGAGACCCTGGAGGTCCACTACAAGGGCAAGTCCATCGCCGAAGTCCTGAACATGCCGATCGAGGAGGCCCTCGACTTCTTCGAGGCCGTCCCGACCATCGCGCGCCATCTGCGCACGCTCAACGAGGTCGGACTGGGGTACGTACGGCTCGGGCAGTCCGCGCCGACGCTCTCCGGCGGTGAGGCGCAGCGCGTCAAGCTGGCCTCCGAGCTCCAGAAGCGGTCGACGGGCCGCACGGTCTACGTCCTGGACGAGCCGACCACCGGTCTGCACTTCGACGACATCTCGAAGCTGATCAAGGTCCTCTCCGGTCTGGTCGACAAGGGCAACTCGGTGATCGTCATCGAGCACAACCTCGATGTCGTCAAGACCGCCGACTGGCTCATCGACATGGGCCCCGAGGGCGGCAACGGCGGCGGCCTGGTCGTCGCCGAGGGCACGCCCGAGGAGGTCGCCTCGGTCCCGACCAGCCATACCGGCAAGTTCCTCCGCGAGATCCTGGACGCGGACCGGGTCAGCGACGCGGGCGGGACGGTCCCGGCGGCGCGCGGGGCGAAGAAGGCGGCGGCGAAGAAGACGGCCCCGGCCAAGAAGGCAGCCGCCACCAAGGCCGCGACCAAGGCCGCCGCTCCGGCGAAGAAGACGGCCACGAAGGCGACGGCGACGAAGGCGACGGCGACGAAGGCCGCCGCGAAGAAGGCGACGACCCGGGCCCGCAAGGCCTGA
- the whiA gene encoding DNA-binding protein WhiA, protein MAMTAAVKDEISRLPVTRTCCRKAEVSSILRFAGGLHLVSGRIVIEAELDTAMAARRLKRDILEIFGHSSELIVMAPGGLRRGSRFVVRVVAGGDQLARQTGLVDGRGRPIRGLPPQVVSGATCDAEAAWRGAFLAHGSLTEPGRSSSLEVTCPGPEAALALVGAARRLSIAAKAREVRGVDRVVVRDGDAIGALLTRLGAHESVLAWEERRMRREVRATANRLANFDDANLRRSARAAVAAGARVQRALEILAEEVPEHLAAAGRLRMEHKQASLEELGALADPPLTKDAVAGRIRRLLAMADKRAQDLGIPGTESNLTEELDDSLVG, encoded by the coding sequence ATGGCGATGACGGCAGCGGTGAAGGACGAGATCTCCCGGCTTCCCGTCACCCGGACCTGCTGCAGGAAGGCAGAGGTCTCGTCGATCCTGCGGTTCGCGGGCGGTCTGCACCTGGTGAGCGGCCGCATCGTGATCGAGGCGGAGCTCGACACCGCGATGGCGGCCCGCCGCCTCAAGCGGGACATCCTGGAGATCTTCGGGCACAGCTCGGAGCTGATCGTGATGGCCCCCGGCGGTCTGCGGCGCGGTTCGCGCTTCGTGGTGCGGGTGGTGGCCGGGGGAGACCAGCTGGCCCGGCAGACGGGACTGGTCGACGGCCGGGGGCGCCCCATCCGGGGCCTTCCCCCGCAGGTGGTCTCCGGGGCCACCTGTGACGCGGAGGCGGCCTGGCGGGGTGCGTTCCTCGCCCACGGTTCGCTGACCGAGCCCGGCCGGTCCTCCTCCCTGGAGGTGACCTGCCCCGGCCCGGAGGCCGCGCTCGCCCTGGTCGGCGCGGCGCGCCGGCTCTCCATCGCGGCGAAGGCCCGTGAGGTGCGGGGGGTGGACCGGGTCGTCGTCCGCGACGGCGACGCGATCGGCGCCCTCCTCACCCGGCTCGGCGCGCACGAGTCGGTGCTCGCCTGGGAGGAGCGGCGGATGCGGCGCGAGGTCCGCGCCACCGCCAACCGCCTGGCCAACTTCGACGACGCCAACCTGCGCCGCTCGGCCCGCGCCGCGGTGGCCGCCGGGGCCCGGGTGCAGCGCGCGCTGGAGATCCTCGCCGAGGAGGTGCCCGAGCACCTCGCGGCGGCCGGCCGGCTCCGGATGGAGCACAAGCAGGCCTCCCTGGAGGAGCTGGGCGCGCTCGCCGACCCGCCGCTGACGAAGGACGCGGTGGCCGGGCGGATCCGCCGGCTGCTCGCGATGGCCGACAAGCGGGCGCAGGACCTGGGCATTCCCGGGACCGAGTCCAACCTGACCGAGGAGCTCGACGACAGCCTGGTCGGCTGA
- a CDS encoding papain-like cysteine protease family protein, with translation MRTRRLNLAALAAAALFLVPTTSASAAPAGEDAAALGSKRLNITMQAQQKTNWCWAAGGNTIATWFGRNYSQNQFCNAAFNRQQGYECPNDQATLGNVQTGLSWAGVSPGSYVTGWLRYATLQTEINADRPVETRIQWAGGGGHMHVIYGYDDANSWVYWGDPWPSSNRYNWASHAWYVNNSSFSWTHSLYRIGA, from the coding sequence ATGCGCACCAGAAGGCTGAACCTCGCGGCACTCGCCGCAGCCGCCCTCTTCCTCGTCCCCACCACCTCCGCGTCCGCCGCGCCCGCCGGCGAGGACGCCGCCGCGCTCGGCTCCAAGCGGCTGAACATCACCATGCAGGCCCAGCAGAAGACCAACTGGTGCTGGGCCGCCGGCGGCAACACGATCGCCACCTGGTTCGGCCGGAACTACAGCCAGAACCAGTTCTGCAACGCCGCCTTCAACCGGCAGCAGGGCTACGAGTGCCCCAACGACCAGGCCACCCTCGGCAACGTCCAGACCGGGCTGAGCTGGGCGGGCGTCAGTCCGGGCTCGTACGTGACCGGCTGGCTGCGGTACGCGACGCTCCAGACCGAGATCAACGCCGACCGGCCCGTCGAGACCCGCATCCAGTGGGCCGGCGGCGGCGGCCACATGCATGTGATCTACGGCTACGACGACGCGAACAGCTGGGTCTACTGGGGCGACCCCTGGCCCTCCAGCAACCGCTACAACTGGGCCTCGCACGCCTGGTACGTCAACAACAGCTCCTTCTCCTGGACCCACTCGCTCTACCGGATCGGGGCGTGA